The Triticum aestivum cultivar Chinese Spring chromosome 4B, IWGSC CS RefSeq v2.1, whole genome shotgun sequence sequence ACCCCAAACATTGCtatctttacttgttgagggtctaatcaccctccCTAGACACCttttcttgatcctttcaattgacaacccctttatcacgttgggtgcaagtgtttgattgcttGTGAAGGTGCATAGagtggagacttgcttgtaccccctactagattgataccttggttctcaaactgagggaaatacttatctctattttgttgcaccactctttcctcttcaaggggaaaaaccaacgcaagcttaagaagtagcatGAACTTACAGCCATCGGCGTAGCCAGAAGGAGGCACATAACATGTCCGAGAAGAGGAGGACACAACGGAACAAGTCTGAAAAGAGGCGGGCACAAATCATCACCGCCATGTACCACTGGGTGGAGAAGAAGCACCTTTTACCTGATCGTCGTGTCGATCCACGCGGCAGGGAGAACTCGAAAGGGGGAATGGTGGCTGGAGTTTGGGCGGTGAGACGAGGCTGGCTATATAGGGCGACCGAATCGACGGGAGGTGACTCTAATTCCTCCTATCGCTTTTCATGAGACGCGTGCTAGCTCGTGCTATCTCCGTGGTCGCATGAGCTCGACGCCGTGTTCCCTTCCCCTGCAACGCCCGAGCCTGGCTGAGGGGAAACAACCGATTCGACCGTTTCCAACGGGTTTGGTTAGGGTTTGTTCTAAGGTTCGTGTTATACAGGCCAAGCAGTGAATGCAGGCTGTCAAACGGGCCATTTTTACACCGCGCGGGCCTGATCGGGCTGCATGctggcaaccaaacacacccttatcTGATTGAGTAAAATTGGATGACTTAGGAGAGAATATCCGATAATGAGCTTTTGCCAAGAAAAAAACACAATTAATTATTGGAGAAGTAAAATAATGGAGGAGAGGTTCTTGgttccttcctccctcctccctGAAAACCCCGTGGAGTCGTGGTACGACCTGACCTAACAATCCTGCCCGGCATTCTCCTTCCCCCAATCGGCCTATCCCCTCTTCACCAACCCATCCTCCCCTTTTACCGTTTCCAACCCCAGAAGAGATTAccatcgtccccgtccccgtcctcgtcctcgtcctcgtcatcatcatcacatcccctccccctcccccagaaaACTCGTATATAAAATGGACGAGCCACCAAGATCCTGTCCTTTTGTGCGACCCGACTCCTCCAACTTGTAGCAGCTCCACGCAGGATAAAGAGGTTTGTGCTAATCTTTTCCCCCGTTCTTCCTTTTCCATTCTTGGGCGAGGTTGCATCTTCCCCATGTGACACCTGAGAAAGTGAGAGCAAGATTTCTTCCCCCTTTTATTTTTTGCTTCACGCTTTGGCCATAAACCTCCCATAAAGCTCCTTTTTCTCGGCTCACAATCTCGTCGACAGGGTTGGAAGGCCCAAGAATCCCCAGAGCCCCACTCCGAGATCCCGAGCTTTCTGCGTTGCTCCGTCGCAATCCACAGGAATCCCCATCGGAGGTGAGCGAGCTTCCCCCTTTTGACCGGTTCTTGATTGCATCCCGCCGCCGCGTCCCCGGTTTCCTGACCCCCTACTCGTTTCTTGATTCAAGGTTCGCGGCCTCCGTGCAGTTCTTGATCCAGGGTGCGCGCCGAGGACTCGCCAATGCAGCCGGACGCGAGCGGCAACGCTGGCGGCGGCGCGAATCCGAGGCCGAAGCTGCCGCCGGTGGCCGCCGCGCCGGCGCCGTCCGGGCGGCCAGCGTCCGTGCTGCCGCACAAGACGGCCAACGTGCGGGACCACTACCGCATCGGGAAGAAGCTGGGGCAGGGGCAGTTCGGCACCACCTACCTGTGCGTGGCCAAGGAGGACGGCGGCGAGTTCGCGTGCAAGTCCATCCCCAAGCGCAAGCTGCTGTGCCGCGAGGACTACGAGGACGTCTGGCGCGAGATCCAGATCATGCACCACCTCTCCGAGCACCCCAACGTCGTCCGCATCCGTGGCGCCTACGAGGACGCGCTCTTCGTGCACATTGTCATGGAGCTCTGCGCCGGCGGGGAGCTCTTCGACCGCATCGTGGCCAAGGGGCACTACACCGAGCGTGCCGCAGCGCAGCTCATCAGGACGATCGTTGGGGTCGTAGAGGCATGCCACTCGCTCGGCGTCATGCACCGGGACCTCAAGCCGGAGAACTTCCTGTTTGCCAGCACTGCCGAGGACGCCCCACTCAAGACTACCGATTTCGGGTTATCCATGTTCTACAAGCCCGGTATGTACTATGCTTCTATTGATTTACATGTCTACTCCAGTACTTTGTTCTTTCATATGTTGTACTTTGTTGGCCAGTTCGAGATTTGTTGGTATAGCATATATGATCAGGTTGATTTAAATGTCGATAGTGCTTTTATTCCTTTTGCTAGAGTAAGAATGCTTGCCATGAGGTGACATTGCTTTGAAAGTGGGAAGAACTGGTACTGGAACAGTGTTGGAGTTCCAGTTGGAAATTATGATAATTAGTGGGTTGTTGTAGTTGCCAACAAAAGGAGTGACAGAAACAGTTCCTAGTATTAATGAATGTCAAGGGCGGTGCTTGTGTTATTGTGTGGTTTATCTCGTTGAAACCTTGAAGGCTTGCCCAAACTTGTCTTCTTTAGATATGATGGTTGCAAGATACCGAAAGGAACCATGTAATTTTGTAATGTTCATAAGATTACTATTTCGAAACCTCATATGGGTGGGAAGACAAGTGTGTTCATATAACCAGACAACACTGTTGTGAAATGTGTGGTACCAATTACTAGCAATATCATCAATCTAGTTGTTTCCGGAAAAAATATCATCAATCTAGTTGTTATTCCAGTGTGCAGTCTTGATTTGATATTTTCATCCGGCGCTTCAAATGCTACGTTGTATATTTTGAGTCTTGTGTTTTACTTAAAATTTCTCTTCGAGCCAGACTAGATTTGTTGAAATATCTGCTTCCATTTCCTCAGGTGACAAATTCTCTGATGTTGTTGGGAGCCCCTACTATGTTGCACCTGAGGTGCTTCAGAAATGCTATGGTCCAGAAGCTGATGTCTGGAGTGCTGGGGTGATTCTGTACATTTTGCTATGTGGCGTCCCCCCTTTCTGGGCAGGTAAACTAGTTGCAGTTAAACCATCAAATTGGTAGGCCTCCATATTCTCATGTTCCCTCGTGCATGTTTTCTTCTCAGAAACTGAAGCAGGAATCTTCAGACAGATCC is a genomic window containing:
- the LOC123091417 gene encoding calcium-dependent protein kinase 24, whose translation is MQPDASGNAGGGANPRPKLPPVAAAPAPSGRPASVLPHKTANVRDHYRIGKKLGQGQFGTTYLCVAKEDGGEFACKSIPKRKLLCREDYEDVWREIQIMHHLSEHPNVVRIRGAYEDALFVHIVMELCAGGELFDRIVAKGHYTERAAAQLIRTIVGVVEACHSLGVMHRDLKPENFLFASTAEDAPLKTTDFGLSMFYKPGDKFSDVVGSPYYVAPEVLQKCYGPEADVWSAGVILYILLCGVPPFWAETEAGIFRQILRGKLDFESEPWPSISDSAKDLVRTMLCRDPTKRLSAHEVLCHPWIVDDSVAPDKPIDSAVLSRLKHFSAMNKLKKMALRVIAESLSEEEIGGLRELFKMIDADNSGTITFDELKDGLKRVGSELTEHEIQALMDAADIDNSGTIDYGEFIAATLHMNKLEREENLVSAFSFFDKDGSGFITIDELSQACRQFGLDDVHLEDMIKDVDQNNDGQIDYSEFTAMMRKGNAGATGRRTMRNSLNLNLGDILNPSNS